The Opitutaceae bacterium genome has a window encoding:
- a CDS encoding LacI family DNA-binding transcriptional regulator, which yields MQAMARVTLSDVAAVVGYSKNTVSLALRGDAQIPVATREKIQAAAENLGYQPNAVISHLMAQLRASQTPRFQAKLALVNANLDPKAFSDHPTIPVYVEGCRRRAAKLGYSFDSFWMHDPELKASSWIRILRARGIKGIVVVGLMDRNRLPAHLKPVWEAFPTVVTGVRTRDPSLSFSCVDHHNLSLAAFEKALELGYRRPALVLDEIIDRLVECRFSAGILIGQESLPKRRRVPAFTAFDEAGADPSVFYRWLDHHQPDVVFTLYNQVLHWLEDRPMRIPEDIGLIQLEWRAARPEIAGMHQHNDVAGEAAVDMVISQIHNNESGIPDFPRATLIGANWKHGKTVRDRHGDGVRRAEVVVRSAPTSNDRPGDAER from the coding sequence ATGCAGGCAATGGCACGGGTCACCCTGAGCGACGTCGCCGCAGTCGTCGGCTATTCGAAGAACACGGTATCCCTGGCGCTGCGGGGCGATGCCCAGATACCGGTTGCCACCCGCGAGAAAATCCAGGCTGCAGCCGAGAATCTCGGTTACCAGCCCAATGCCGTCATCTCCCATCTGATGGCGCAACTCCGGGCCAGCCAGACCCCCCGGTTCCAGGCCAAACTGGCATTGGTGAATGCCAATCTGGATCCGAAGGCGTTCAGCGACCACCCGACCATCCCCGTCTACGTCGAAGGCTGCCGGCGCCGGGCGGCGAAGCTGGGCTACAGTTTCGACTCTTTCTGGATGCATGATCCCGAGCTGAAGGCGTCGAGTTGGATCCGGATTCTGCGGGCTCGGGGAATCAAGGGAATTGTGGTCGTCGGGTTGATGGACCGCAATCGGTTGCCGGCGCACCTGAAACCGGTCTGGGAGGCGTTCCCGACCGTGGTGACAGGCGTCCGGACCCGTGATCCGTCCCTCTCCTTCAGTTGTGTCGACCATCACAATCTCTCGCTCGCCGCCTTTGAGAAAGCCCTCGAACTGGGTTATCGGCGACCGGCCCTGGTTCTGGACGAGATCATTGACCGGCTGGTGGAATGCCGGTTTTCCGCGGGCATCCTTATCGGACAGGAATCCCTGCCCAAGAGACGGCGGGTTCCCGCCTTCACCGCCTTTGATGAAGCCGGCGCCGATCCGTCGGTCTTCTACCGGTGGCTCGACCATCACCAGCCCGATGTGGTCTTCACTCTCTACAACCAGGTGCTTCACTGGCTCGAAGATCGCCCGATGCGGATTCCTGAGGATATCGGACTGATCCAGCTGGAGTGGCGGGCCGCCCGACCGGAAATTGCGGGCATGCACCAGCACAATGACGTCGCGGGCGAAGCGGCGGTCGACATGGTCATCAGTCAGATCCACAACAACGAATCCGGTATTCCGGATTTTCCCCGGGCCACCCTTATTGGCGCCAATTGGAAGCACGGGAAGACCGTTCGGGACCGCCATGGTGACGGAGTGCGGCGGGCCGAGGTTGTGGTGCGATCCGCCCCGACATCGAATGATCGCCCGGGGGACGCAGAACGGTAA